TCATGCCCCACTTAAATCACAGTAAAAGGTCAACACGTAAACTTTAAGGTTTACTGTTTTAATCTAGATTGTTGGGCAAAACTACATGACACAAACAATTATtcactacatttcccagaagGCCTCAGCATCGTTTCTTTGGGTGAGACTCTACCCCAGCTGTTCTCAAAGCAGAGATGCTGTAGGTGGACATACTGTACTTAGAGCACAGAGTTTCAAATTGTTGTATATACACAACAGTTTGGATGGGCCTGGTCAGGTtacaagttttgttgatttttttaagtgaaaataagttaatacatcctctacagagaacacatattTATTTTGTGATCTTACCATATTGGGGAAAACTATAAAGTGTGGTCTGTGCAGAAGCTATGCAACATTTAATACGTTTTAATTTACCCAATATTTAAActtggcaaataaatagaaattgtgctctaaaattaGCATAAAGATTTACATTTGTACCCCGTAGAGGATGCGatcacttattttcacctagaaaatcaacagaacatgtcatttgacctggGGTATTCAGACTTTCACATATGACTTGTATGTTTAACAGCAGGTCAAATGCAGCGAGAGTAATGCTAATGCCAGCTTCATCACTTGTAGCCTACCAAAAATGCATATTAGAGCACTAAACCAAAGTCATTAGTTTAAGTAGCATCTTAGGAAGTCTAACTGAatttaatacatcattaatattatattgtataaCTTTTGATTTCTGGTTAGAatagtctttttgtttttaatgcagaccATTCTATCATTATAGCTCACCAGCAAAGAGGATGGGCCATGccgtaaaaaaacaaaaggcagTCTAGAAACTCCTGTAGTGGTAACAGATGTAGCGAACAGAGGTAAGGTTGAAAAATGATGAGTATTTCTTTAAACAAATAACTCAAATATAAGAGATCTACACTGCAGAGTTAAATAAGCGATTAATTAAATGATAGTTTAAAGGAATTTTACAAAATCGCTGATCATCTTCGCAGCCAGCTGATGAAGGTGTTGCACACGGATGACTGCGTTGTTGAAGAGCCGTTGATTCTCAGAGGTTGATCCCTGGCTAACGAACACACTTGCCACCACAACAGAGAGCAGCACCaatcctttaaaaatgaaaaaagcatttttaacatACATACACTTTTAATGTAGGTTCCTGTCTTTAGACTGGAATCAGTAAAGATTCTTAGTTGGTCATTTACTCCAGTTTTAcaacaatgaaagttaaatgcctaaaagtaaaagtaaataacGATAAAAGTAAAATGCTTATTTGAGTTGATTAGGATTAAACATGGGCAGGCTGTGTAAAGAAATATGCAGCGTAAAGAGTGACACTCTTGAAGATTTTATTTGACATTactaatttaattatttacatagTGTTTGTTACAACAAAATCTAGCTCCAATTTTGATGGGTTCTTTCCagttgaaaatgccagctgctttTCAAACTTAGTGAAAATGTTATGATAAATTAACCAATGGGACTGACCCAAAAAAACCTTTTACATTTGCTTACAttacaagttaagaatgttttttacttATCCTGAAAAGTAtaattctggagatacaagtcATTTGACCAAAGATTTTCTAACTTTTATATTCAACTATATATCGGTCTTAAAGATGCAGTATAAATATTTGATGTATAAACCCACAAAAATGGAcctctgggaaaaaaaatgtaagaaaaatgtTTAGTATGGCACTAAGTAGGTCTAACCTAAGTGGAATGAAGTCATTCACAAATCTTTATCATAGCAACAGTTCCCCTTATGATCAGCCTTTCTCACGTTGCTCTATTTGTAATGTAACACCTCCTAAAAGTAAAAGTCTTACCTTTAGCCATTTTGCCTTTAGCCAGATTTGCTCTCAGTCTCTCAGTTGAACGCTTGGGAGTGATTGTGTTTCATGCTCTGGTGTGCTGATATTTATATCTGAGCAGAGTTTGTTTAAATGCATCTGCATGAGAAACATAATACTCTCCACGCTACTGTCAGATTTAGTTATATGTATTCTTACATATATTTAATTGGTATATGCTAATGTGATTGGAGACATTTTGCGTACAACTGTTTCCAAAACCTGAGGAGAAATGACGCTGGCACTGGAAAAATGAACTTGACTATTTTTTCTCATACCAAACAGGCATGAACAAGACACAGTACAGCTGTACGTGCTCTGAAGAGTGCTCCAACATTGTATTGGCTGTggtacatgtatatatacactatattgccaaaagtattcgctcgtctgcctacacacacgcacatataccataatcacatacttttggcaatgaaGTGTAATAtatagtgtaatatatatataaaacactatgTTATCATAAGTATGTGTTTATGATTGATATATACCATAtaatggtgaatggaccaaaataaatgtctGAAAGTGActtaaaaaaattctggttccattgacttacatacacacttacattgacttacatactTACATAGAAagtcatgttttttccttcagaccagcacaacacacactaacacaccaccaccatgtcagtgttactgcagtgctgagaatgatccaccacccaaatagtacttgctctgtgagggaccATGGGGGTCTAtggcattttggaaacaagtgttgtgcactgatgaagtaaaaatgaaacTCCCTGGCCGCAATCACCAAAaggtatgtttggagaaaaaatcGGAACGCAGTGTTAGCATGGGGGTggatctgttttattttttgggtcGTTGTGTTAACAGTAACTCAGAAATTAATACAGGTTTAGATGGAAGAAATGTCAGCAAATTCAACTTAATGTCAGCAAATTCTGGAAACAAatgttacaaagtcagtcaagaAACTGATGCTGAAAAGATCCAAATGATCTAAAACATGACCTCAAAATCCATGAACATCATTGAAAATATTAAACAAGAGGGCCCAATAATGTCTAGAAGAATAACTACAAGTGTTCTGCAAGTAAAAGAAGATGAAAATTCTTAAAGCAAGTCTAGAAAGACTTGTAgctatttcagtttttttaaatatataaactataaacatttaaaaataaaaatatggaaGAAAAGGTGTTACTATACTGGAAATGAAGGTTTGTAAAGatccttttttttccacatattcAAACATCAACTCATGCTGTTCACTTAGAGACAACTCTATTCTGCTTGTCTAAATGTTTAGGTTTTACATAGTTTTCTACAGCATTTAAGGGTTTTAATGGCATTTGGTTAAGCCATTCCCCATTAGATAAAGCTTGAGTGTAACATcaaacacctgaattaaatcCTAAATGCCACATAAGTGTTTTCTTCAAAACTGCTATTTATTTCATCTTGCAGTCAAAGCTTTCATCAGTTTGCTCTCAAATAGAGGAACAgatcaacatttaaaaagtgtttgtgtttgaaatATTTGGATTTACAGTGAACATGTCTACACTTTCCAATGTGCACCTTGAACTGGTGTCACCACTTTATCAACGGTAATCTCAGTATATCAGATCATATGCATACGTGGCTCTGGTGGAACAAGAAGAGTTTCCTGTCTGGGTGTGATGGCAGTCCATGTGTAATATTCAGTATTGAGAGGCAGGTAAAATGTCAGCAAGGCATTATGGGATTAATGCCGCGCTGGGAAAAACAGAATTCGATCTGTTTACCTGATTCTATTACCGAACACTGTGTCCGTACTCTGAATGAGTCTCGTTTTAGAGGAAAATAAAAGCAGCAGGCATGTTTTATGGAACAATGATCTGAGGCCAGAAGGGAGTTTCATATGCATTATTGAACTGGGAACGGTCATTTCATTTcaagccataaatgtcaaaactcactcaaaatatgaccaaaaaaaacacctttatgataatgctaacttctgctagTGTCCCTATTGGATTCAGATAATTTGTTAGCACTAGGCTAATCGCATTTGGCATTGACATTTTCTGTTGGGATATTTTTCTGACAATTTCAGCatgatatacacacactgctcaaaaaaataaagggaactcaaataacacatcctagatctgaatgaatgaaatattctcattgaatactttgttctgtacaaagttgaatgtgctgacaacaaaatcacacaaaaatcaatggaaatcaaatttattaaccaatagaggcctggatttggagtcacacacaaaattaaagtggaagaACACACTACagactgatccaactttgatgtaatgtccttaaaacaagtcaaaatgaggctcagtattgtgtgtggcgtccacatgcctgtatgacctgcctacaacgcctgggcatgctgctgatgaggtggcggatggtctcctgagggatctcctcccagacctggactaaagcatccgccaactcctggacagtctgtggtgcaacgtggcgttggtggatggagcgagacatgatgtcccagatgtgctcaatcagattcaggtctggggaacgggcgggccagtccatagcttcaatgccttcatcttgcagggaCTGCTGatacactccagccacatgaggtctagggtctagcattgtcctgcattaggaggaacccagggccaactgcaccagcatatggtctcacaaggggtctgaggatgtCATCTCGGtgcctaatggcagtcaggctacctctggcgagcacatgtagggctgtgtggccctccaaagaaatgccaccccacaccattactgacccactgccaaaccggtcatactgaaggatgttgcaggcagcagatcgctctacacggcgtctccagactctgtcacgtctgtcacatgtgctcagtgtgaacctgctttcatctgtgaagagcacagggcgccagtggcgaatttgccgatcctggtgttctctggaaaatgccaagcgtcctacacggtgttgggctgtgagcacaacccccatctatggacatcgggccctcataccatcctcatggagtcggtttctaaccgtttgtgcagacacatgcacatttgtggcctgctggaggtcattttgctgtgctctggcagtgctcctcctgttcctccttgcacaaaggcagaggtagcggtcctgctgctgggttgttgccatcctatggcctcctccacgtctcctggtgtactggcctgtcttctggtagcgcctccagcctctggacactacgctgacagacacagcaaaccctcttgccacagctcgcattgatgtgccatcctggatgagctgcactacctgagccacttgtgtgagtgtgaaagcaccaccaacattcaaaagtgacccaaacatcagccagaaagcatcggtactaagaagtggtctgtggtccccacctgcagaaccactcctttattgagtttgtgttgctaattgccaataatttccacctgttgtctattccatttgcacaaaagcagtgaaattgattgtcaatcagtgttgcttcctaagtggacagtttgatttcacagaagattgatttacttggagttatattgtgttgtttaagtgttccctttatttttttgagcagtatatatatatatatatatatatatatatatatatatatatatatataaactacagCTCTATCAGGCCTTAATCCGAGACTATGAATTAGTACAGGTGATCTCTTCACCGTCAGACAGACTCTGACCAAGTACAGGCTCCGTGACCTCAGTCTGGCCATAGAAATgggcagatatttttaaaaaatccgaGCTGCCCAGGCAGAGAAGACTGTGTGGTCACTGTCAGAGCGGTGAGGTCAAGCCAGAGCTGCACTTCTTCCTTCGATGCCAGAAATCCATATTAACACAAGAGGATTTTACTAAAGAATTAGAAAAAGATTGTCCCAGTTCTTGAATTTGTATTTTTAGCACACACTAAAAAATGACTAGTTTTCTTTGGTGAAAGACACACAACTTGCCTCGCTGCAAAAGCTGTGGCAGCATGTCACGGATTAttgttatttcactgtgattATTATAACTACAGtcaataattacataattgttATTCATAAAACGTATGCTCATCTTGAAAGTTATCATGCTGTTAAGACAGGGTGGTTTGTCTGAGACAGAAGGAAACCCTGCTGCTCTCCCTCAGCCTGTCTGTCATGTTATGTACAGGACCCAAACAGAGAGTGTGACTCTCGACCAATGAGAAGCGCTGACAGCGTTGCTAGGATACGCCTGACAGCAGCGCGAGATTTGAAAATGGCGAACTCAAAGCGGAAACTCAGGCAAACTACAAACGTTACATCCAAAGGTGTAGTAATTTTGTGGTTGAACTAGCCCTACGTGGGGTTATACAGCCCCAGTTCACTGACTGTAACTTGTAAAGTGAAGAGATattagatgaagctgaagttattattattcttattgcCCGATCCGTTAgatcagagccggtttatgagaaGCCTGGCCGCTTCCCGTTCCCACGTTATAACACGTTATAACTGAGCACCCAGGACGTGTCTTTAATTTTATAATCAGTACGCGGCGCGTCGATGACGTCTGTGAgagcgaacagccaatgagctgctccgctcaccaaccaatcaacactcagcagcagtaacgcgaGCGTCCTGCAGACCAAagcctgtttgctgtagaaaaaaggaaatataacagtaagttttctttgctttttagtgaaatacatccttctgctTATTAAAATTACAAGAAAGTTCTGAGCAAGTGATTGAAAACTATTTTAATTACTCGCTGGTGGGCACCCTCTGGCATTTTTGCAGTCATGCTTTTGATATACTGGCGGAAATACGAAGGGCAAGGTTCCTCATAAACCTGCTCTGGTGTAAGACACGCATGTAACACATTTTCCTCTTCTAACTGGAGATAAGAAGCATCAAATACACACAACGGCAGTGTTGAAACAGTAAACTACTCTGTGTTGAGAAGAAAAAGCATAAACCTTTCACAAATTAGTTTTACACGAAAGCTCCATAGGAACCCGTTCATTTTGGACTGTCCCTTGAGCGCCCTCTACTGTCTGATCACGAGACCCCGCAGTGTGGGTCCCCAGTAGAACCTCTCTGGCCTGAACAGCACACTGAGCTCTTGGTGATGTTAATGTTCCATAATGAGAGCACCCCCTGGTGGTTAGGAGCTGTAAGTGACCGGCTTATAGATCTTACTGGAGGAAACAGCGGTGCTAATAGGGCTCATCTGTGGAAACAGACGCATCATTTTCACGGCGATGAGTACATTTACTCACATCTTCTGATTTAGGAAGGAATATTTCACCTCGCACACTTGCACTGCTGTAATGGTACAAATACAAGCTCCATACTTCACcacaaactttaaaaaggtgtattttactacatttacaatacattttacagtgtttaatgACAACCACATCATGAAATACATTCACTTGGATATTAACCTTCTAAATGAACTGtataaaccaaaagaaatgtataAACCACTTTAAATTACTTCAGCTTtaacttaaaaatataattatgaAAAAATTAAGAAACATTCGATGGAATTGCCAATTACGAACTGAGCGGCTTAACCATGAAAAGGTGCTCAAAttaaagcattattattattattattattattatagtgatGAATACTGTTGTTTCCTGCGTTttaatattgatttttattgtattttgttatATTCCTGCAGGTGTTCatgtatgttttcatttattgtcTTCCTGTATTCGTATATATTTCCTTTAGTTTTATATTTGTAATAACAAATGTTACATTACaatattgtaatattacatTGAGTTATAGTATAATGCAATACATCCCATTAAATCATTCAGGCGCTAAAATGATGTAAGGTGGCAGTAGGcgcctgccccccccccccccccacacacacacacacacacacacacacacacacacacactgtgacgTCACATCTGAAGCCACGCTGCTTTAGCACGCCTACGCGGACGGACTGATCAGAAGGTGAGTTTATTAAGGATGATTTTATGGTCTAATagttctttttgtgtttcaCTGAGAATTTAAGATCCTTTTATCGAAAAAATGCCCGAATTGAGCCTTTAGAGCAAAACGGTCACCGCGAGCTGATTGGCAGATTCGGGTTTCTCACGTGACCTGACAGGACAAATCAAAATCTCACAGAGGTTTCAATGAGAAACTAGTGCTGGGTTCTATAATCAGGCTCCAGTTTCTCAGTGAAACCTCTAGATGGCGCCAATCGCAACTGAATATTAATTAAGACCACATTTAAACGCttcagtagtaataataataataataataataataatgaggataatgatgtaaataataataattgtatttaCACAGCGCCATTCATAGACCCAAGGATGCTGGAAAAAACTTTTGAAAAGGACCATTAAAAACCATTAGGATTGAAACCTAATGGTTTTGCTATCTGTTGGTTTAATAGTTTCCAgtccattttttccccatagaaTACCTTTAGATACCATTAGGAAGCCATtgaatgcatttagaatcagcccTTTGTCACCTATTAAGCCATTAGAACCCTTTACACTGTCATATGAACCCATTAAAAAGCCAGAGCACTCGAtaaaaccaccaggaaccaataGAAacacttttaatgtgttttttcagtagggataaaaatgtaaaaacagataaaacagtagtaaaataaCATACACAAAGAGTTGATGTGGTAATGTTGTAGGTCTGAATGTTAACAACTCGTGCTTTGTGAGTGATTTTTCTAAAGAAGTAGATCATTTCAAAAACTGCAGGTTTGGCTGGTCAACTGAGAGTCTCTCTCCTGTGAATTTGTGCCTTCTTGTAGACGACAGACATGGAGGCTGCGGTTGAAGTGAGTCTTATGTATCGCGACCTGATTCAGAATCAGATCCGATTCATAGAACACATGACTGGCAAGCTGCGTGCCATCAACTCCAAACAGGAGAAAATGGCTCAGGAGATCCAGGGGAGGTTTGTGTAAGTGTTTAACACACAAACTGCTCATAGTTTTACTTCCCATTCTGTTGGACTTGTCTAATTTGTTAAACAACGGTTTGATATTTCAGTCAAAAATGCTTGTTGTGCTCCTaaacttaaagggcccatatcccacATTTCCACCTGTTACATTTGTGTGGgttaatacattaatacatgTTGCATGATTATTTACAAAGTCTAGGTTCTACAGgatgtttctgttactgtttctttaagactgatatatgtaaataagttctgttctgattgactgtgattggctgatcgtCTATGCTGTATTGTGCCTCACATTCCAGGCTGAATTACTACATATAACTAAAGTGTCAGGCTGAAaaagcagatatatgtaaatgtagtggttctgtgacatcacaaaaataatgcaTTCTAAATGGACCATTTTTGCTGCTTAGCTCCAGCGTTTACATTCTACACCAGgttcttttatttacaataatggAGTAAAATTTCCCACAATAAGCCACTGTAACTCTATGAGGATCAATGTCGTTTCAGTTCAGTCATGTCAGGATCTAATTCATTTGCTCAGATGTTTAAAGGGTTTATATCAGGGAAAATCGATCTTTCCTTACCTGTTAAAATGTAATCATGTAAAATTCACTTcacagtcaaaacagtccaattatggaaattaagctgcaattATAGCCTGATTTGAATTTATTGATATCACAATaatcagcacatttacatatatccacatattcagcctaaagcagtttagccccacccactcactctgaaattataagcagtgtttcagcctgggctgcttttaAATAAGACACAATTCTGCCAATCatcacagagctcatttacatacctCAGTCTTAAATGCCTATATCAACAAATAAAAACGACCCGTTTAAtgctaagagataaagagaggttggaagatgatcatgttaaaatgaattatggctgtttttggtacattaaCCACTACAAAGCTTATAAGTGGACGTTAGAGCTGAAACAAAATGCAAGGAGTTTGTAGGATGTGGGTCCTTTAAGTGATGTGTTTTTTCATAATGGGCTGAACTGAAATACGCCTGAAGTAGTAACTCCAGACATTAATAACAGCACCATTTTCCACAAAGGTCTATTTATAACATTAAAGATAGAAAAATGACAGCCTCAGTTTGTGAAGAAATATCTTGGCATGACTGAACAGAAAGTAAAAGCAATCCTGTACAAATTCtgaagaaaatgtttgtgtCTGATTCATTTTACAGACTGAACCAAAATCTGACTGAGGAATCAGACGATGACGTCAAGATTAAGGTAAGTTTGATCGGTTTGTTAAAATCATAAAGTTTAACACCATTTTTACAGTGGAGGTAGTTATTATGATCGCAGTCTCAGTAGTGGGAGGCATAAAACTCATGGTTTTActtaaacacattaaatgagTAAAGTTATTTGCTGGTACGTCCACAAATTCATCCATTTCAGCTGGTTACATGTGGTAAAATCCAGTCAAACTGTGGACAGTAAAGATGGGTGGATATTGAGTCTCTGCCCTGACAGAACCCTGAAATCTAGTAATCCTGTACGACTAAAAGACTACATGTAATATGATAATAACTCAGCTATACAGTTACAAGACATCTTCAAATTTTTGTTCGGTTAAGCTCAGAGATCATATCGACTTAATGAAATGTAATAGTTCATTTATAGACATTAACAGGTTTATGTTTGTTAATGCCGTTTAAACATGAAAGGTTCCTCTGTGTCTCCTAGAAAAGTGACTTTGAGAAAAGCAGTGAAGAAGAGAAGCTTCAGATGAAACAGATGGAGCAGAAAAACGAGGAAGTGAGAAGGACGGAGGAGATGGAAATCAGTAAGGCGGGCGGGATGGAGACAGTGAAGGAGCTGCGGTCATCATTGTCAGTACACGATGAGGAGAGAGCGAAGCTTCAGTATCTCCACCAGAAGTACAGAAGATTCCCCCAGAAGGCCTCCAATgcggagaaagagagggatgatGCTGACATGGAGAGAAAGGTAAGAGAGATCCACCAGTTTTACTAAAATtcaagtggttaagatgtaaacagtcattactTGAGGACTtacttggggcagtcatgggctggaggttagggaaccagccctgtgactggaaggtcgctggtttgatcctcTTGgctgacagttcatgactgaagtgcccttgagataggcacctaacccccaactatttgccgggcgccatggatcgctagtgtgtatgtgtatgggtgtttcactgcacggaggggttaaatgcggaggtgtaattccacagtgtgccgaacacagttggcaaatggttctaaattctaagTCAGAACAGTTCAGCGTGGTGatgaatggaaccagatgtctgtgtttagtgcctctaaaagctccctcacagaaagttattatattaaattgCAGCGTTATTTATATGCTGACTGATGTTTGAGAGATTGTGTCACAAACATTTTGAGAGGGACTTGTGAGGGCagagtgttgtgaggcaaaattcttttttcttttttttttagattaccactattttaccatcatcatgacgtataaaactcagaagagttgtgtggtcattttggatataaAGTAAAATGGCTTATTTGGCAAaccctggttcctctcaccactgtaaagaaatctgatttggttagtttctctctgtttgatgtgtccggTTTATCAGTTCTTCTGTACCCCATCCATCCTACTGACCACCAGatgaccactgctgaccaggcaCAATTTTGGTGGTGGACCATTTTAGGTTGAGTGGCCCAACACCCAAAAAATTTCCAAGTATGAGAAGCTCTGTGGTCATTGGTCATTGATGAAGGGCTACAGAACGTCTAATACAAACTGTGAATTGAAAAAGATTCCAAatataaagtggtcagtaacTATGTGTTACTTTATCTATATGCTGAAAGTTGTAATAGATGAAATCCACACCTCCTGACCACTAAAGTGACCTTGAATCATCTACTACCCTCCAACAAAGGGTCACACTTTCAAAAAAAATTCCCACTTTTCAAAAAACGTCCCATTTTGTCTGTATAAAGGGCTGCAATGTAATGATTGCCCTGTTGCCCTTGGCAACCATGTAGTGGcatgtggtttttttttatactaAAACCAAAATAATATTATACTATTACAGTTTGAATCCAGTATTTAGTTGAACAGAATGCTGTGTTTG
This portion of the Pygocentrus nattereri isolate fPygNat1 chromosome 1, fPygNat1.pri, whole genome shotgun sequence genome encodes:
- the LOC108439143 gene encoding golgin subfamily A member 6-like protein 1; this encodes MEAAVEVSLMYRDLIQNQIRFIEHMTGKLRAINSKQEKMAQEIQGRFVLNQNLTEESDDDVKIKKSDFEKSSEEEKLQMKQMEQKNEEVRRTEEMEISKAGGMETVKELRSSLSVHDEERAKLQYLHQKYRRFPQKASNAEKERDDADMERKMTALSSGREEKLLQEIEELKEKLKVANKALKEREKKEKERESHRQRERQREEQKLKELEEEFLEREMKMKMEFAEREKVWAKERERLQKRELTNIKRENWMEDRVRRLQKELVELRRRSGLRKDEEKQLKKRRS